The Syntrophotalea acetylenivorans genome contains the following window.
CCTACCGGATCGCCGTGATTTGAATCGCTCCTTTCCCGGCAAGGTAAAAGGCTCTTTGGCAGGACGCTTAGCACATCTGTTCATGACGGAAATCGGCAGTCGCTGTGATTTTGGCATTGACCTGCATACCGGATCTAATTTCCGTAGCAACTTGCCGCAGATTCGCGCTTGTTTGGACGATGCAAAAACCATTGAACTCGCTTCAGCCTTTGGTGCGCCCATCGTGGTCCCCAGTGAGTTACGGGAAGGGTCATTGCGGGAAGCGGTTGCTGCCCTCGGAAAACCGGTATTGGTTTTCGAAGGTGGCGAAGCTTTATATTTCAACGAGTCCGTTATTCGTACCGGCTTGCGTGGCATTCTCAAGTTAATGCGACATACGGGAATGCTGGCGGCGGATAAACGGGCAAAATACCGGGAGCCCATTATCACAGACCGCACCAGTTGGGTCCGGGCGAATATGAGCGGAACCTTTTCGCTTAAAGTAAAATTGGGAGGCTTGATCAAAAAGGGGAATTTGCTCGGGGTTCTGAGTGATCCCTTTGGCGATGATCGCGAAGAAGTTATTGCACCATTTACAGGGGTGGTGATTGGCCAACTGAATCTACCCTTGGCCCACGAAGGGGACGCGCTGATTCATCTGGCAAAAGTCCCCGACCATGATGAGGCCGAAGAAGTTTTGGACGAATACACATCAACATTAACCGAAGAAGATTTCGGTCTTGAACGATAATGTTTTTGCTCCCGGTGAATTGCCTCGAGTTTCATAACCACACCCAATCCATGCTAATGCGGTCCAGGTTTTTGTTTCAGAACGTTTCCTGGCGATTGCTGGTAGTTTTTCGTCCTGAAGTTTAATGCAGTAATGCCTCCAGCGTTCCCGCCAAAGCCGT
Protein-coding sequences here:
- a CDS encoding succinylglutamate desuccinylase/aspartoacylase family protein — protein: MKSAKPFEFGGVTVNPGSRATIALPMARLYTSNEMTLPVQVVHGRSSGPVLFVSAAVHGDEINGVEIVRRLLISRSLKNLRGTLLAVPVANPFGFIQRSRYLPDRRDLNRSFPGKVKGSLAGRLAHLFMTEIGSRCDFGIDLHTGSNFRSNLPQIRACLDDAKTIELASAFGAPIVVPSELREGSLREAVAALGKPVLVFEGGEALYFNESVIRTGLRGILKLMRHTGMLAADKRAKYREPIITDRTSWVRANMSGTFSLKVKLGGLIKKGNLLGVLSDPFGDDREEVIAPFTGVVIGQLNLPLAHEGDALIHLAKVPDHDEAEEVLDEYTSTLTEEDFGLER